The Dendropsophus ebraccatus isolate aDenEbr1 chromosome 6, aDenEbr1.pat, whole genome shotgun sequence nucleotide sequence TTAAGGGAGAAGTTTGGGCCAATGATGTGTTCTGTTCATTGATAGCAAGCACAGATTTTCCATATTGATCGCTAGTTTGCTCTTGTTCCAGGCGCTCGGACGCGGTGGACATGGATGAGATGATGGCAGCCATGGTCCTCACCAGCCTGTCTTGCAGCCCCATCGTACAGAGCCCACCCTGCAGTGATAGCATCCCAGGTGagaacagcgccccctgctgtattgtattattattgcTTATCTCTAGATTGTTGGTACCAATCCGGTAATCCGGAGGATAGTCTCATTGGGTTAACTGTTCAAGTTTTTTATGATTATTTTGTTCAGATATTCACAATGCTACACTGTAACAACACTGCAGCTGTGGAGACTCTGCCTCATGTTCTTCCTCAGCACTTTAGAGCCTTGTGGCATCCGGATTATTGGAATTTTACTTAAATGTTCATTATAATAATCCTCACAATTACAACTTTGTTTCAAATTTTAATGTCAAGATCTCTGCTTACCGTAAGAGAATGAGAacatttttaaattgtaatttacttctatttaaaaatctccagtcttccagtacttatcagctgctttatgtcatgcaggaagtggtgtattttttccagtctggcacagtgctctctgctgccacctctgtccaggtcaggaactgtccagagcaatagaagttttctatggggatttgttactgctctggacagttcctgacatggacagaggtggcagcagagagcactgtgtcagacaggaaagaatacaccacttaccacttacagcagctgataagttctggatgatgagattttttaatagaagtaatttctggatctatataactgacaccaagttgatttgaaagagaaaacaaTTCCCCTTTTTAAAGTTCATTCCCTCTGTCTTTAATCCTCAGCTCCGCAAGTCACATGTGACCTATGGAAGGAAAGCGGCGACGTGTCTGACAGtggcagcagcaccaccagcgggCACTGGAGCGTGGAGTGTGGtgcctccaccccctccccccctcacacaGAGGCTAGCCCCAAGTATACAAGCGAGGCCTTCAGCGCCTCCCATGTGGATGAAGGGTTTGAGACAGACCCTGATCCTTTCCTCCTGGATGAGCCGGCCCCTCGGAAGAGAAAGGTAAATCACagagcaccccctccccccaaagctttttttttttttttttttacctagagcgCCCTCCTGTGGCTCATATTCTCGATTGACTTGTATTGTATCTTCCAGAATTCGGTGAAGGTGATGTACAAGTGTCTGTGGCCAAACTGTGGGAAACTGCTGCGCTCCATCGTCGGCATCAAACGCCATGTGAAGACCCAGCACCTGGGGTACGTACAATGTCTGCAGCCTCCTGTGTTACCCAGACTCATAGTATGGCCGCTCTAGGCACCGGTGTATTCTGTTCTTACATGGTGGCGTCATATTTAGGGTCTTCATTCAATAGTTATATAATACAGGCTGTATTATACTGCAAGGCGGTATTCACAGTGCTTCAcagctgaaatctcccagcatgtttTGCTTATTGCAGTGACTTTAAATTCTGGGGCATGTCACCTTTATGGCAGATattgtccctgtatattaggtgCTTAGTTGCTGCTAGGGACGTGTGATCAGTCTGcagatgagtgcagctctggagaattatacaggatgtaacgGAAGGTCAGTAatgtgttatgtatgtacacagtgaccccaccaacagaatagtgagtgcagctctggagtataatacaggatgtaactcagtatcagtacaggataagtaatgttatgcatgtacacagtgaccccaccagcagaatagtgagtgcagctctggagtatggtACATCCTTCTATGTGCCCAGTTGCTGACCCTTTTGTTTCTCTGCAGAGACGGGATGGATTCTGATCAGCGTAAGAGAGAAGAGGATTTCTACTACACGGAGGTCCAGATGAAGGAGGAGCCTGAGGTGGAGACCACCCCACGGAGCCCCAGCACTGCTACCGCCCCCCTCCTTATCCAGCCTGTAACACCCAAGCCAGAGACCCAGGCGTTAGAGGTGCCCTCCATGGAGTCTCCATTGCCCAGTGCCCTCAGTCAGTCCGCTCCGGGCTCCTTCTGGCACATCCAGGCTGATCATGCCTACCAGGTAACTAAATCCACAACCAAAATTAGACCTTAATGTGTCATGTTTTCCCAGTTGTCTATTTTTCTGTGACCAACAGCAGAATTATGATTTCGGCTCTTCAGGAGCTGTTGGTTTTACAGAAATGCTTGTGTATGACTTCATCTACATTCTTCCTTTGTTTTTTCCCCACCAGGCGCTGCCTTCCATCCAGATCCCAGTGTCTCCTCACATCTTCACCAGTATAAGCTGGGCTGCCGCTCCCCCCACGCTCCCTGCCCTCTCTCCAGTAAgtatcctgtatactgtgttgaGGCTTGCCTGCCTTGTTCTATATGGTTTTTGTGTTAGATCTTACTtgacaaaaggggtgtggcttagaaATTAGAATTGACGGGACTTCCCAAGTGTGGCGACCTCTATTGGCGGTCGGAGGTATTGTCATAGGGGGCCAATGCCGTATATGTATAAAACTCAATAAGTTTCATCTTCCTTTCAGATCAGAAGCCGGTCGCTCAgtttcagtgaacagcagcaaCAGACTCCATCCATAAAGTCGCAGCTGATCGTGGCCTCGCCACCCCGGGCATCTAATGGGAGCAGGTAGGTTACTCTGCAGACCGTGACACCTCTGTGTGTTCTGCTATAGGCTATCCCCAGTTTGAATAATTTTTcgtcatttttgcaaaaaattcttATGCTTGCCTAGTAGTGATAATACAGTGAAAGCTTTCAGTTTTACTTCAGGCTGTAAAGAGAGATGTTCTTGCAATGAAAGTTTTTCTGTGTTTCATGtcctgaccactagatgtcagtgttatggaaaACTACTGATTTGTAACTCTTAAAGGGTATTTCTAGATGGAGGGAAGACCTTTTCATAGTTTCATCATTTTTGTGTACAACATAAGGGATCTTACAGCAcatatcttaaagggatattttgtcCTTGGAGTAAAAATGAATATACTTACCTAACCCTGTTTTCCTACTGTACCTGATCCCCTCTGTCTGATCCCtgatcttgtcttttttttcttctttcttctgagATGATCGCTTGGGAACAAGACCTGCCCCCTTACCTAATATGGCCGACTctgcaccagtgattggttgagtcaGCAAGTCCTGCCCCCAAGCACTCATCTTAGTATCAGGAAGAAGAGAAAAGATAGGGGAGTGGACAGGATTTTTAGGGAGCAGGGCTGGGTaggaatgtgtgttttttttttttttttttttgttttgtttatttgtttgttttatgttttcactctgtacccccaatcccaacaactggaatacctctttaagcagttgtgtgtttttttgtttttttttttgtctgaaaaAAGTAGTTTCGTGTTCCAAAAATCCGGAGCACTTGAAAATACGAACTACTTCTTTTAGATTGATGGCAGATGCTTGGATTACATCTGTATTGTGAGTTTTCTTGTCCCTTAATActaaatttgttaaaaaaaaattaaaaaaaaaaagacaaaaaagggaATGTAGTTCCTTCCTCAATGCTGACGGTTCTGGTATTTGACTGGGTGCTAAATGTCTGAATAAGCAAAAAAGAGAAACTTTGTTATTCTCACTTTGTGACTTTTGCTCTCGGTCGTTGTTGTTGCTGAAGTTAAACTTTTCTTTGACATTATTACCTATGACCCGTCATGAAATCCTATTAACGGGAAAGGAATAAAAGTAAAATTCAAAGATGAGCTCAAGAAATTTTAGGGGAAGGGTTTACTGGGGCTCATTGAGAAGATCCAGCTGGCgtaaagttttgttttgtttagatTTCAGTTGGCTAGTTttctataaaaataatttttttttattttaaaggaaagTTCGTGGTGAAGCAAAGAAATGCCGTAAGGTTTACGGCATTGAACACCGGGACCAGTGGTGCACCGCCTGCCGGTGGAAAAAGGCCTGTCAGAGGTTCCTCGACTGATCCCTCAACCCtgcagaatccgctcttttcccAAGGTGGTGGACGTATTTAGCGTCAACACTTCAAGGCTCCCAGAGTCCAACGTCAAAGCATCTCTGAAAAAGTGGTGATGACTAAAGACTATAAATTGTAAATGACACAACCCTGTACATCATTGTATGTCGgacagatttttaattttttcttttaatagacTGTAgggatttttattttcatttttaactTTGCTAAACGGACGTGTAGGGACCAAAgtgttcaaacttttttttttttttacaaaaaaaaaaaaaaaaatccctcgtCGCTACAAGTTTCCAAAAGTTTTTCCGAAGTCTTGAGATACCCGTCCTTGTTGTACATAGCGTCGGCTTAACCTCATTGACCTGTAAATGTCCAACACCTCGACTATACTTGTTCTTATATTTTGTTACatgatttttattgcagaaaattgTATGTACAGTAAAGATGCATTTTGACACCTGCAGTGTCAAGGGTCCATCATACAAGCTGTTTTGttggtaaaatataaaaattccataattatttttttatgcttcCTGGTGTATAGGGAGTCTGAAGCCATGTCGCAAGTCTATTAGGGAGTTTTCGGTGTGATATTTCATGATGTGGTGCTCTGTATAAGTCCACCTGGTTACATCCATATGCAGATTGAGCAGCTAGCTTTCCTCTATTGGTAACTCATTGGCTACACGCACAGAACACCCCAAATTTGTGGGTTAAGCCAATTTTTTTAAACGAATTCCCTTTGGGCTTGGTAAACAGGACCTTGGCTTATAAGCCTAAAGTTCAAGACCCTTAGTGGATGCTTACCGAGAAAGCTGAGGGATCGTGGACCCTCTTTCTGGTATGGGATGAACAGGGATGGCTTAATGTCTCTCATGAAGAACATAGGGTCATGGGTGTGTGTCACTATCTGTTATTCCCAAGTAGATTCCCATCTTGGGGCCTTcccaaaaaaaaacctgttttaCCCTCATTGGTTAAAAATAACAAATGGGTTTGGAGTAAGGGGTGAGAGGTCTTCCACAAGCCAAGGCATCTTGGGTTAATCTTGAGATGAATGAAAAAATTTCCCTTCGGCAGAAGGTGAATTCGAGCTTTACTCATGACTGAGTAGTTATAGTCCCCTTTTGTTTTCTGGGGGTGTCcaaaactacaaaaacatggctgctttcttgaaTACCAGACAAAACCCATGGCAAAGTGTGGTGCTCAGTTTGGAAGAaagcatccatgtttttttttgttttttttttcaaattctggAAACCTCTGTAAAGgtagttgtttgttttttcttttttttgaacgATGGTTGGACCTACAAAATAACCCAGCTTGTGCTTTGTAGTGTAATGGTGCTACATAAGATATAAAGGCATTGAGCAGAGGTGGTCCTTAGAGGGTGTCTTGTAAA carries:
- the ZNF395 gene encoding zinc finger protein 395 isoform X1; amino-acid sequence: MAMQHLPCSADMASILSKRLGKRSLLGARVCTPSLAADGMSMEGPGDLSGGAHLGAYDGGCLKECLEETAYPPGNLPASRFKLYPGQKVYVTHNGKECAGLVEQHNHVDDEVKVFVFELGLHLCRKTEDVRLAETPKAMSISMEQVMSSSPAASSAAHRMVSCSIDVPKRRSDAVDMDEMMAAMVLTSLSCSPIVQSPPCSDSIPAPQVTCDLWKESGDVSDSGSSTTSGHWSVECGASTPSPPHTEASPKYTSEAFSASHVDEGFETDPDPFLLDEPAPRKRKNSVKVMYKCLWPNCGKLLRSIVGIKRHVKTQHLGDGMDSDQRKREEDFYYTEVQMKEEPEVETTPRSPSTATAPLLIQPVTPKPETQALEVPSMESPLPSALSQSAPGSFWHIQADHAYQALPSIQIPVSPHIFTSISWAAAPPTLPALSPIRSRSLSFSEQQQQTPSIKSQLIVASPPRASNGSRKVRGEAKKCRKVYGIEHRDQWCTACRWKKACQRFLD
- the ZNF395 gene encoding zinc finger protein 395 isoform X3, with product MASILSKRLGKRSLLGARVCTPSLAADGMSMEGPGDLSGGAHLGAYDGGCLKECLEETAYPPGNLPASRFKLYPGQKVYVTHNGKECAGLVEQHNHVDDEVKVFVFELGLHLCRKTEDVRLAETPKAMSISMEQVMSSSPAASSAAHRMVSCSIDVPKRRSDAVDMDEMMAAMVLTSLSCSPIVQSPPCSDSIPAPQVTCDLWKESGDVSDSGSSTTSGHWSVECGASTPSPPHTEASPKYTSEAFSASHVDEGFETDPDPFLLDEPAPRKRKNSVKVMYKCLWPNCGKLLRSIVGIKRHVKTQHLGDGMDSDQRKREEDFYYTEVQMKEEPEVETTPRSPSTATAPLLIQPVTPKPETQALEVPSMESPLPSALSQSAPGSFWHIQADHAYQALPSIQIPVSPHIFTSISWAAAPPTLPALSPIRSRSLSFSEQQQQTPSIKSQLIVASPPRASNGSRKVRGEAKKCRKVYGIEHRDQWCTACRWKKACQRFLD
- the ZNF395 gene encoding zinc finger protein 395 isoform X2; translation: MTSTAEADMASILSKRLGKRSLLGARVCTPSLAADGMSMEGPGDLSGGAHLGAYDGGCLKECLEETAYPPGNLPASRFKLYPGQKVYVTHNGKECAGLVEQHNHVDDEVKVFVFELGLHLCRKTEDVRLAETPKAMSISMEQVMSSSPAASSAAHRMVSCSIDVPKRRSDAVDMDEMMAAMVLTSLSCSPIVQSPPCSDSIPAPQVTCDLWKESGDVSDSGSSTTSGHWSVECGASTPSPPHTEASPKYTSEAFSASHVDEGFETDPDPFLLDEPAPRKRKNSVKVMYKCLWPNCGKLLRSIVGIKRHVKTQHLGDGMDSDQRKREEDFYYTEVQMKEEPEVETTPRSPSTATAPLLIQPVTPKPETQALEVPSMESPLPSALSQSAPGSFWHIQADHAYQALPSIQIPVSPHIFTSISWAAAPPTLPALSPIRSRSLSFSEQQQQTPSIKSQLIVASPPRASNGSRKVRGEAKKCRKVYGIEHRDQWCTACRWKKACQRFLD